The DNA segment TATAACTGCATCCGCACCAGCCACCTGTGCTGCTTTCCATATCCTGGTAGGGTTACAGCGACACAGTGTTTGGATGTAGACAAGGACTAAGAGTAAGGGGGTGGACGGTGCCATCCCCCATAGGCCTACATGCTGTCAATGCCCTTTGGGTCTAACTAGCCTCACTAACCACCAGGGAGCCTCATAAGTCTTGCTGGATGTGGGAGGGACCTTGATGAATAGCTCCTGCTCCTCGTTGCCTGCAAGCTGGCCTGTTCAATACACGGAAGTTAGCAGGTAGCTTGGGCAGTGGATCTCAGGAGACTTGggctctatccccagctctgccgctgacttGCAGGGTatccttgggcaagtcctttcctgctttgtgcctcagtttcccctccttcccttcaTGTGCCCGCCCTGCCCTAATTAGATTATAAACTCATTGGGGCCAGGACTGTCTCCCAGTAGGTGTGTGTGGTGCTCACAGGTGCTAGTGTGACACAAGTGACCATACAGATCCATGCCCAGTTTTCCCGGTCTCATTCCTGCTTCAGTCTGAGCAACTCCGACACCCACTGAGCACCTAGGGTCAGGTACATTCTATTCTACAATGCAACCCAAAGGGGTGACTTTGGGCACGTCTCAGTTCACACACAGAGTTGTGGCTCATCCAGgacacctccctgcccccagggtgaGTTCAGCTCCTCTCTTCCATTGCTCATTCCCTCTCCCTGACTTCACTCAAATCTCTCTTCATGGCACGGGCCCGAAGCCCCCTGACAACCTTCTCTGAATTCAGGAGACCCTCTCTCCGGTCCCACAGcattccttcccctctgtcaccCTACCTTTTGCTCTGTGCTGCTTCCAGAAGCAGTAACTGGCCAAGAGGATGAGAAAAAACACACCAGCCAGGGTCACCGACAGAGCCACCTGGCAGGGAGAGGTCCTTGGGAGGAACACATCTGCAAGGCAAAGTTGCATTGATTTGAAACCCAGACAGAATTgatgtggcagcagcaggagtgagggGAGCCTGCAGCATCCTGCAGTGATCTGGGAGGATCTCACAGGCATGTTTGGTCTGGTTTTTGAGAGATCAGAAGTGGCTCCTTCCATGAGGCTGACGGGAGTCCAAGCTTTAGCCTGGTCACTGAACTTGACTAGGCCCTGGCTACATTGCGGATAGGCCGTCTGTTGTGAGAGCGTTTGTTCTGCTGGTGCCGAGCACTCTGGCCTGACCTGCTCATGTCTGGCCTTAGGGGTGGGGCACCTGGGAGACTGCCCAGGGCACTGTCAGAGGAGCTTGCTGCCAGCCAGCACGGGAGTGCAGCAAACTCCCAGAGGCACCGTGTGAGGGGGCACCCAGATTTCTCCTGCTTTCTCCTGGCGAAGGAATGTGGTGGGGAACCGCGATGCACAGATACTGCTTGTCCCCCCATTGTTCTTCCACGCCCCCTAGGGggctgtgtgggagggggcagagcaaggaacaatgccagggctccctgcatccaggtcactttccccatctgggtGTGCGTgaggcatcaggagctgctgctctctgccttccccttccccagcccaggggaggaaagtgacctggatgcagggagccatGATGCTGCTCCTCgctcccccctcacagccccctagggGGCACGGAGGAAGGAGGGGAACGAGGAGCAATGCGAGCGAGTAGTTGGAGGGGGGGAGCAAGCAGTAATGCCAGCTGCCCCtagcatccaggtcactttccccatctgggtgcaggaagggagagCGGGGGCTAAGAAAGAAGGGGTGCAAAGGGGGTTGGGGAAAAGGGGTGGAGCACAGGAGTGTTGCTGAGGTTAGGGGTGAAGGGGGtgcagtgcaggggctggggcacaggatggGAGTGCAGGGCTTAGTTGCGAAGGGGGTGCAGAAAGGTTTAGGGGGGATGGGGAataggagaggagaagggagtgCAGAAGGTGGTTGGGGACGAGGGGCGCAAGAGAGTTAGTGGAGAAGgcagcacagtgcaggggttggggtgcaggaggggagtacAGGGGCTAGGAAAGaaggggtgcagaagggagttgggcagaagggctgcaggggttggggcacaggatggGTTCAGAGgttggggaaagggggaagggcagggattgAGGCACAGGATGGGAGTGCAGGGGTTAGAAGAGAAGGGGGTGCAGAAAGCTTTAGGGGAGAAGGGGCgcaaggggctggggagaagggggagcaggaggggttaggggagaaggggtttttcattattattgttgttgtgtcTTTTACAAATAGTTTCACACATACGTCTCAGATTAGAAGTGTGAAATCCCACTTAGTTTTATCAGTGAGTACCACTTCTCAGCTTCTCTGCACTAGCACAAGATGGGTCCATCTCTCCCCCCGCCTGCCTGGTTCTCTCCTTCCCTTACTCTATTcttgggaagaggcagtgggaccctggggctgtggggagccgGTGGAGCCCGTGgaggccaggggcaatgggagggCACCCACAGAGGTCAGGGCAATAGGGGGGTACTGCATCCATAGGGGCCAGGGTGCCAAAATACAAAgtcacccagggtgccattttcccaaAGGCCGGCCCTGGACCTGCTATGTGCAGCTTCGCTGTTTTCTCTTGGCCGAGACGGGGGTTGAGGACAGAGCAGGACAGGTTCTGTTTCGAAGCATCTGTTATAACAGCAGCAATGTGAATATCAAACAGCCTGTCAGCCTGCTGGGATATTTTCTCCATCACTGGTGCTAGTCGCTGCCCACTGAGGTCTCTCCACAGCACTTGGGGCTCCGGATACCATCCAGCCGATTCACACACCACGTGGATCCCTCCATCCTGGTAGCCATCGACAGAAAGGTGAGGGGTGGAGCCCAGACCTGGAGGGGTATGGAGTGAACCTGTGTCACTGCTACACCCTGGGCTCACTAGAGAACTGCACTGGTGCAGACTGGAGTGCTGGGGCTGTGGCAGTGTGAGCCCCAGCGGTGTAGCGTTGTCCTCACTCGCCATGATGTTACACATACAGATCTACCACCAGTCCACACACAAAGCTCCAGTCACCCCCTGTGGCTGCATGGACCTCAGGGGATCTATCCCAGAGTTCACAGACACACCGCGCTACCTAGAGGTCTTCtatcagctcctggaagcagaggCTTCTGGGAGATTTCCACAAACTTTCTCAGTGCCCAAGGAAATTGTGGCAGAAGGGGTCACACTCCCTGGGATGAGCAGCTGTGTCTGGGGCATATCCCCAGAGTGGAGGTTGGGGAAACAGGTGGGCCCTGTTCCTTGCTCAGACAGAtgccccagcagctggggggtggaggagctggACACGGAGCTGGTTACTCCGGGGGGTGTGAGGAGTCGGCAGGCGGGTGCATCAATCCCATTAACAGCCGACCTCGTTCCCTAGCGCTCCGGTGCCTTTCCTGTGAGAGGTGACTAGTCTGAGCAGACCAGAactgtggggatgggggtgagaCACACCATTGACCAGTGCTCACTGGTGCTGGGAAGGGTAAACAACAGCCCATGCTACTGACCAGCCACCTCCAGTTCCAACACAGCTTCTTCGTAAAAGGTGGGTGATTGGAAGAGGCAGCCGTAAGTCCCTTCATCAGAGGGGGTGATGTCGTGTATCCTCAAGGAGACAGTCCCATTAGCAATACTGTCCTTCAGTAGCTTCGTCCTGCTTCGATACGCTGCGATCTGCTGGCCAACCTGATCTCTCCCATCCCGATAGAGATGGACAATTGCAGAGAATGTGGATCGGAACCAGCGCACCTCCATGCTCTCAGcgctcatcctgggggagagGTGACAGGGTAACAGAGCATCTTCTCCCACAAGTGCCCTGATGGGGCCATCGGGTCCCATCACCTTGAAACTCACTGTAGAAGGAACCAGGACAAATTAAACTGTAGCTAAAGTGGAACTAGGAATATGTCATGGCGATGGAAATGGGAAtttactgtaatatttttatcagCAATGGGTCTCCCCGTCAGACTCTGTATTGTTACCCCCTGAATGCACAAGGGTTAAAATGCCTCTCCAGACAGACAGAAGGCATGAGGTGTCTGAAATATGTTGTCTCCTGGTTCCATACCGGAATAATTAAAGTGAACTGGATACAACCTGCACCTGTGAATGCAGGATCCAGTctggaagagaaaaaggaagagccGGGACTGGGACATTATCACTTAATGGCTGGGGAGCCAGTGCAGGTTGGATATATGAACTCAGCATGGTTTGGCAGCAGGAGaacaggggatgaggggtgtcaGGGAGCCTGGGTTAAAAACAGCATTCACAGCCACACAGGGCCTTTCATTCTGGACTCAGaggcaaagggacagagagagagagagagagtccagagggatCCTACAGCAGCTTGGCTCAGTGGAACCCTGGCTTCAGCCACTATGAGCTGTGTTTTAACCTCTGCCcctctgtgctaacctaaggaTTTCCCAACTCCGTATTCCAGTTGAGTAATAAACTAATAAACCCTAGCCTGTAGTCATTGGGCAGTGCTCACCATGAGAAACAGGAGAGCTAGAGCCCAGAGGCCGGTCTCAGAGCCACTGAGGCCAGGTGGCTACCCTCTTGGAAAATGTGACCCCTTGAGGGTCTGGCATGCTGAAGGAGTTATTTCCAAGAGACTTTTTAAAGGCAGGGCAGAGCACAGACACAGTGACAGTCATATAAATGgaagcaatgtgatgctgtgagCCCTGAGAGGCTGGGGGACTGAGCGTGGGACTAGAAGCCATGAACACCTGcatcctgttcccagctctgccactgactctgaggccgtgtctacactaggagtttatctcgaatttagcagcgttaaaccgaactaaccctgcacccgtccacacaatgaagccctttacttcgatataaagggctcttaatatcgatatctgtactcctccccgacgaggggagtagcgctgaaatcggtattgccatttcagattagggttagtgtggccgcaattcgacggtattggcctctgggagctatcccagagtgcaccattgtgacctctctggacagcaatctgaactcggatgcactggccaggtaaacaggaaaagccccgcgaacttttgaattacatttcctgtttgcccagcgtgcagagcacaggtgaccatgcagagctcatcagcagaggtaaccatgcagtccgagaatcgaaaaagagcaccagcatggaccgtacgggaggtactggatctgatcgctatatggggagaggattcagtgctagcagaactacgttccaaaagacgaaatgccaaaacttttgaaaaaatctccaagggcatgatggagagaggccacaatagggactcactacagtgccgcttgaaagttaaggagctcagacaagcctatcaaaaaacaaaggaggcaaatggtcgccccgggtcagagccgcagacacgtcgcttctacgctgagctgaatgcaattctagggggggccgccaccactacctcacctctgaccgtggattctgaggcgggggtaatctcagccatgcctgaggattctgcggatggggaagaggaggaggaggaggatgacgacgagcttgcggagagcacacagcactccgttctccccaacagccaggatctttttctcagcctgactgaagcaccctcccaacccccagacaatgaggccatggaagggacctccggtgagtgtacctttgtaaatacaaaacatggtttaaaagcaagcgttttttaatgattaatttgccctgaggacttgggatgcattcgtggccagtgcagctactggaaaagtctgttaacgtgtctggggatggagcggaaatcctccagggacatctccatgaagctctcctggaggtactccaaaagcctttacacaagccttattccgtcctccatggtaggacacttgaccacgccatgctagtagcaagtaatctggtatcattgcatgacaaagcctggcagcgtatggtcccggtgtttgctggcattcaagcaacatccgttctttatctcactgtgttatcctcaggagagtgatatcgttcacggtaacctggttgaaatacgggaatttaattaaggggacagaggtggccgttcctactgggctgtttgcctgtggctgaaaagaaatccttccctgcagttagccaagcgatggggggagggataaagcaatcatcccagagaattggatggggggggtttagtttggtttctgcagggatcttccctgataccagccacgcggtggggggggaaggataaAGTGATCATTctagagaattggatgggggggggggggttagtttggtttctgctgctgcacattaacaggaaaactgcagcactcaacgggctttgcttggtatgtgggaaaggatggcgctgcttgtaggaaagctgcagaagccgaaagacaatggcttaccatggccgcatgcaagccaaattctgttgcccggacctgcgtctgtgctctctaacaccaaagccgcaggcactcaatattaagatgcaaaatgcgaccttgtaccgaaatcatatgtgctatgtaatgtgaatagtgttgttcaccgtgaaagagtataagcattgttctgtaaaatgtatctttttaaatacttctctccctttttcccctccctcccgcagctgcaaatttttcaagactccctcctccgtcctgaaggctatctcagataaggcgtcgaaaaaagaggacgcgagacgaaatgttctcggaaatcatggaatccacccgtaatgaaagagctcatctgaatgagtggaaggacatggtagcaaagtacaggaaagatgccagtgaacatgaggccatgagggacgctcgagatgagaggtggcaggctgcaatgctggggctgctgcgtgatcaaacggacatgctccggcgtctggtggaacttcaggaacggcagcaggagcacagagtgccgctgcagacgctgtataacctccctcccccctcaccatgttccatagcctcctcacccagacgtgcaagaacacgggggggggggggggaggctccgtgcaccctcccactccaccccagtggacagcccaaccaaaaggctgtcattacattgaacttttttagtgccttttccttcccttctatcctcctcccaaacccaacccgggctaccttgtcagttctttccctctttttataatcaattaataaagaatgcatgatttttaaatgatagtgactttatttcctttgaaagcaagctgggatcgaagggggagggtgggttgcttacagagaacaagtcaatcaagggggtgggttttcatcaaggagaaacaaacagaactttcacacggtagcctggccagtcatgaaactggttttcaaagcttctctgatgcgcagcgcttcctggtgtgctcttctaatcgccctggtgtctggctgtgcgtaatcagtggccaggcgatttgcctcagcctcccacaccGCCATACAggtctcccccttattctcacagagattgtggagcacacagcaagcagcaataacaatgggaatattggtttggctgaggtctgagcgagtcagtaaagtgcgccagcgaccttttaaacatccaaatgcacattctaccaccattctgcacttgctcagcctgtagttgaacagctcctgactactgtccaggctgcctgtgtacagcttcatgagccatagcattaaggggtaggctgggtccccaaggcatttcaacatccccaactgttattttctggtctgggaagtaagtcccttgctgcagctgtttaaacagagtagtgttcctgaagacgcaagcgtcatgaacccttcccagccatcccaagttgatgttggtgaaacgtcccttgtgatccaccagtgcttgcagcaccactgaaaagtacccttttcggtttatgtacttggtggcttggtgctccggtgccaagatagggatatgggttccatctatcgccccaccacagttagggaatcccattgcagcaaagccatccactatgacctgcacgtttcccagagtcactacctttggtagcagcagctcagggattgctttggctacttgcatcacagcagcccccacagtagatttgcccactccaaattgattccgactgaccggtagctgtctggcgttgcaagcttccacagggctatcgccactcgcttctcaactgtgagggctgctctcatcttggtattctggcgctccagggcaggggacagcaagtcacaaagttctatgaaagtgcccttacgcatgcgaaagtttcgcagccactgggaatcgtcccacacctgcaacactatgcggtcccaccagtctgtgtttgtttcccgggcccagaatcggcgttccatggatagaacctgccccattaacaacatgatctccaaagcgctggggcccacggtttgatagaattccatgtccatgtcctcatcactctcgccgccgtgctgccgtagcctactcgtcgtcgcctggttttgcaggttctggttcagcataaactgcacgataacgcgcgaggtgtttacaatgttcatgactgctgtcttgagctgagcgggctccatgcttgccgcggtatggcgtctgcactgtttacccaggaaaaaggcgcgaaacggttgtctaccgttgctttcccggagggagggggaggatgtacccagaaccacccgcgacaatgtttttggctccatcaggcattgggatctcaacccagaattccaatgggtggaggagactgcgggaactatgggatagctatgggatagctaccgacagtgcaacgctccggaaatcgacactagccccggtacatggacgcacaccgccgaattaatgtgcttagtgtggccgcatacattcgactttatacaatctgttgccaaaaaccggtttctgtaaaatcggaataatcccgtagtgtagacataccctgagtggccTTGGCCCGTCATATACAGATGGATTCTGGCCTTTTCACAGTCCTCTGACAGAGTAAAGGGGGTTGggcaatcccctcccccccccacaggagTGGCTCAGGGCTGGCATACTTGACCGTATCCTCAGAGCACCAAAGTGTGTCACATGGTGTGGCTGGAGCACTTGGCGTTCTGCCAATACCAACCTGCAGAGCAGCTGTGGAGGCTGCTGCAAGCTAGGGCAACCCTAATTGACACTGGGGGCTGTTGCAGTCCCCGGAACAGCCCAGGATCCAGGAGATGCAAAGGTGACTAAAAGCCAGGCTCTGTCCTGGGCTGCACGTCCTGAGAGGCAGAATTTCATCTTTAGATTTGGCACAATATCTCCTTAAGGGCTAATTACATCTCCTAGGTGATCTTCTTACTGAGACCTTTACTACACTCTtagggaaacattttaaaatgctccttCTCCTAGAAATCAACTCCTCTTTTCTCGTCATTTCTTTCTGGCTTCCTATAACGTATAAAGTATATATCATTATTGTGCTTTACATTCAACCTGCTTTCAGCCATGTCTCAGAGTTAGGCAAAACACTCACAGGGATTGTAACTGATCACTTTATCAAAATTActgctggttgaaattttttcatCAGAACTTTTTTTGACCAAAtgtggctttttgagctaaatgaaaattttcaatttcagTCAAAAATTTCCCTTCTTGTTGAAAAACCATAAATAAaaatttttgtctgaaaattgaaaaattttcattaaaaaatacatTCTCAGTAAGTATTTCTGGTTTACTTCCCAGTTTttggacaaaacaaacaaactaaaaacaATTGGTAGGAAATTTTGAAGAGCAGTTTAAAAACAATTTCCCACCAACAATAATTGGCCTTTTCAAACCACTTCTAATCAAACCTGATTCAGCCAGGTTTCCCCTTTTAAAATTTTTGCCGTTTGAAAATCATGTTTGTAACTTTACGTAAATTCTCCCAGAGTTTGGAAGAGTGTGATCAAAGCCCTGCTGTGCCTGGCAGCTACTCCTTGTTTTCCCACCCTCCCCACCTAGCCCCCACGCTCCCCGCAAGCCAGTCTGACCTTTTCTTCTCGGCACCagagctgaaatcctggccccactggcaCCAGTGGGAAGATTATTACCAGGTGTTACCCAGTATCTCCACTACCCAGCTCTCCCCCGCGTTGTGAAcactcagggcatggctacacttgcagatgtagagcgctgtgagttaatccagccttcatagagcgcagtagggaaagcactgcagtctgtccacactgacagctgacagcgctgtcagctgtcacatttgcggcacttgcagcggcattgggagtggtgcattatgggcagctatcccagcatgcaagtgactgcaaagtgcttttcaaatgcagggggtggagtgtgttgtgtgtatgtgggtggagagagagtgggttttgggggctgagagcatgtcagcatgcggtcttgtaagttcagacagcagcagatcccctctctccccccgcctctctctctctcacacacacagcgcaTTCCACAGAAACGGagtttgaaagggcatttccgcattcctacaggagttcaaaacaatgacaagagtggccacttgacttcaggggttACGGGACGTctccggaggccaatcagagcgcagtaacgcaacacctcgttcacactgacgcccgggcgttgtagccaaggtgcagcaaacgttattcctctcgccgaggtggaataccagcagcgctgtagccgcggagtcagagcgctctacgtgccatgccagtgtggacggggagtgagctagtgcgcccgggttgctttattgcgctgtaactcgcaagtgtagccaagccctcagatgCATCCCCAGCCCCCGAAACTCTCCATTGCGTTTCTGGACAGAGGTTTCCAGTTGCTAAGGGCAGGACCAGGCTATGGGCAGTTTCTAGTTGTTGGGGCCATTCTACGGAACTGACTGTCCCTGCAAGCAGGACCCAGCTATACATCCCCACTGCCCCTAGGGGCAGGACACGTCCCACAGAACCAGAAATCAATCAGCCTCATGGGGACATTTTTGGGCACAGCTGCCACATGCTGCCAGCTGGGGACTTGCTGTGGGGGCCTCTTGTAGTCCACAAGACACAGTTATTGCCCAACTCCCTGGCTCCTCTGCCCACCAGCTGCCACCTTTGCTGCTCTGCTCATCATCCCCGAGTTCCCTCAGACAGAGCTCAGGCTGAGGGCCCAGCCTTCCCCAGCAAAGCCGCTGGCTTCTGTGGGAGAGAGACTGGACCCTAAAGCCCCAGGAATCCTACCTGAGTCCAGCCGGTGAATGTGAAGAGAAATGAGGAAAATGGTGAAGCCAAGCAGCGGCAGTGACCTCATGGAGCCGGAGAACATCGAGGAATCTTCCATCTCCCTGATGTCCAGACGACCACATAAGCCCTGGGTGAGTGAGTCAGTGAGCGTGACCTGCAATCCAGGACATGAGAGTGGTAAATAGGCAGAGCTGGTGCGACTACGCTGACTCCACTGGGTACTGGAGTGCGACAACCCCACATTCTGGCCAGACCTTTCAGAGGTGCCCAGCACCTGCAGctgaggccagattttccaaagggctCAAAGCGTTGGGTTCACAGTAAGTGCTGAGTTCTGCTGACAGTCAGGCCCAAACCCAGGCCAGCTCCAGCACTGGCACAGGAATAAACCCACTCTTACAGGAATGATTTCTAGGTAAGTTCCAGAACTATCGGCCAAAAGCTGCTGACCTCCGGCCTGCATGTGTCCTCAGCCCAGGGAACTCCGTGCTGGTTCGAAACTGCAGCCCTGTGCTACAAAGAGGGCTTGTGGGGTATCTTTCTTAAACCACACACAGGGCAGCCCCCTCTGCCACTCCGCAGGGAAGGGGGCCCTGCTGCCACCCAGCTGCAGCtcacagggggaggaggaggtctgccagcctccacccctgcccatcTGGGAAGGAGACTCCAGCCTGCCAAAAGGGGAGTCTTCACAGCCCTTGCCAGTCCAGCACACAGTTCTTGTGTGGGTTGTCTCTGATGCAGCcactgaaaatgtgtgtgtggggcgcagtgtggggcagggcccagggagtGCTGTATAACTGGGGCCCTGGTTTGTCACAATCCAGCCCACAAGGGTGGCATCCCAGGGCGGGCCCAGCTGGAGTCAGTGCACACCGGCTGTACAGCTGGCTGAGAGCCTCAGGCAGCACCCTGAAGCAGGACTGTGATCCAACAGGACTCAGCAAAAGCCTCAGGCAGAGAAAGCCCACTCTGGGGAATCAGGTTTCTGGCACCAACAAGATCAAACAACCTAGCAGAGCCCTGGGGAATTATCTCAGTAATAGAACAGAGCACAGCTGCACCTCTCAAAGGATTATCCACAGGGGCATCAGCAACATCAGtcaactggggaaactgagtcatggctTTTCTGCAAAGAAAATTCATACCTCATTAATCGGTTAGAATTCTTTGAACGTGCCAAAAGGCATAGTAGATATAATTTACTTGGACTTTCTAAAGGCCTTTGGCGCAGTCCCTCTCAAGGGGCTACAAAAGAAATCAGGTCATGGGTGAGAGGCTAAATATtgtcatggatcagaaactggcTTGGCAAcagtgggaataaatggtcagttttcatctTGGCCAAAGATTAACAGCGGGGCCTCAAGGTTCTGTACTAGGTCCTGTGTTCTTTCATAGACTTATTCATGAGCTGGAACGGGGgtgggatgggtggggagggagtgataGATGAAGGTGACACAAAGATATTGAGGTTAGTCAGGCCGTGAGAGggctgtgaggaacttcagagagacctGAACAACCCGGGGAATGGACAACAGGAGAGCAAATGAAatccagtgttgataaatgcaaagtactgtacaCCAGAGGGGGAAGTCTGAACGCCTAATCCAGATGGACTGTACCAACTCAGGAGAGGACCTGGCCATCACAGCAGTCTGCTCAATGGAGACCTCTCCTCAGTGAACAGCTGCAGGCCAAGAAAGCTAACAAAACATtgctttgtggggggaggggcttttaCCAGCGGCACTGCAGGAAGCCCGGGGTTCCTCCTTTATTGGGTGGgcctgggaaggggagaggctgGAAGGACCCTTAGCCCTGGATTTCCAGCTGTTGCTTAATAAagctaatgtaaaaaaaaatttacattatatttacacaggttaagaaaagagtgtctgtacatctaggtatagtgcttagataaggggtgggcaaattttttggcctgagggccgcatcgggtttcgtaaattgtatggagagccggttaggggagggggtcatggcccagcCTCCAGCTCCTATCTGCCccgccccaggactcctgccccatctaaccccccctgttccctgactgccccccgggactcctgtcccatccacacccccccgctccctgtcccctgaccgcccccagacacCCGCCGCCTCATCCAACCCCTCATTTCTGATGCCCccgccccgggacccctgccccatccacccccctgctccctga comes from the Emys orbicularis isolate rEmyOrb1 chromosome 11, rEmyOrb1.hap1, whole genome shotgun sequence genome and includes:
- the LOC135885404 gene encoding butyrophilin subfamily 2 member A1-like isoform X1, with the protein product MEDSSMFSGSMRSLPLLGFTIFLISLHIHRLDSVSFKVMGPDGPIRALVGEDALLPCHLSPRMSAESMEVRWFRSTFSAIVHLYRDGRDQVGQQIAAYRSRTKLLKDSIANGTVSLRIHDITPSDEGTYGCLFQSPTFYEEAVLELEVAGLGSTPHLSVDGYQDGGIHVVCESAGWYPEPQVLWRDLSGQRLAPVMEKISQQADRLFDIHIAAVITDASKQNLSCSVLNPRLGQEKTAKLHIADVFLPRTSPCQVALSVTLAGVFFLILLASYCFWKQHRAKDAQQAELKKEIQNLQSELEKEREILRSELENERGKSLAELGWSKVSKNAAMVILDPDTAHPSLLVSENQRSVKWRGLQQDMPDNPERFDSETCVLGSEGFASGRHYWEVEVGGGRTWAVGVARESVRRKGWISFSPEESIWAVDQCGSHYRARTSPETLLPLTASPGRIGVYLDYERGLVSFYHPGVEAPIYTFASSFTGQLRPFFWVYSPITLCP
- the LOC135885404 gene encoding butyrophilin subfamily 2 member A1-like isoform X2 — translated: MWSSGHQGDGRFLDVLRLHEVTAAAWLHHFPHFSSHSPAGLRMSAESMEVRWFRSTFSAIVHLYRDGRDQVGQQIAAYRSRTKLLKDSIANGTVSLRIHDITPSDEGTYGCLFQSPTFYEEAVLELEVAGLGSTPHLSVDGYQDGGIHVVCESAGWYPEPQVLWRDLSGQRLAPVMEKISQQADRLFDIHIAAVITDASKQNLSCSVLNPRLGQEKTAKLHIADVFLPRTSPCQVALSVTLAGVFFLILLASYCFWKQHRAKDAQQAELKKEIQNLQSELEKEREILRSELENERGKSLAELGWSKVSKNAAMVILDPDTAHPSLLVSENQRSVKWRGLQQDMPDNPERFDSETCVLGSEGFASGRHYWEVEVGGGRTWAVGVARESVRRKGWISFSPEESIWAVDQCGSHYRARTSPETLLPLTASPGRIGVYLDYERGLVSFYHPGVEAPIYTFASSFTGQLRPFFWVYSPITLCP